From Natronocella acetinitrilica, a single genomic window includes:
- a CDS encoding cyclic GMP-AMP synthase DncV-like nucleotidyltransferase, whose translation MIPLLLKLAVSGAAATLLYDILKSERGEIMHNCHEDMLAFHNQDVTLPYGERTEMRQRRDTNRNRLKSGLKRDGEPTPIGCHSQGSYAMRTMVQQSDRDYDIDDGVYFDKGKLKGPKGGDRTPGDAKEMVRKALNNQAFKRSPEKLKNCVRVYYDAGYHVDVPVYRRVTDTNALGEEETWYELASSEWKHSDALAVTDWLLDANKVQSPETDNGGQLRRLLRLLKAFARRRESWRSRIATGFMITKLVVEKYRADADREDRALYDTMVATRDRLSQSLEIAHPTINGEWLTKGPDDAQAQYLLEKLDWAIEQLAVLFDPECTRKQALKAWDKVFATTFFSERDADHEAQASKGDHADAAVPSGILIRDGDRAATEEPVDKRGGGRYA comes from the coding sequence GTGATCCCCCTGTTACTTAAGCTCGCAGTCTCCGGTGCTGCGGCTACGTTGCTTTACGACATCCTGAAGAGCGAACGAGGTGAAATTATGCACAACTGTCACGAGGATATGCTGGCCTTCCATAACCAGGACGTGACGCTGCCTTACGGTGAGCGCACGGAGATGCGGCAGCGGCGCGACACCAACCGAAATCGGCTGAAAAGTGGCCTCAAGCGGGACGGCGAGCCAACTCCAATTGGCTGCCATTCCCAAGGCTCCTACGCCATGCGGACGATGGTTCAACAGTCTGACCGCGACTACGACATTGATGATGGGGTCTACTTCGACAAGGGCAAGCTCAAAGGTCCCAAGGGCGGCGACCGGACTCCCGGTGACGCCAAGGAGATGGTTCGCAAGGCTCTGAATAATCAGGCTTTTAAGCGGTCACCCGAGAAGCTTAAGAACTGTGTTCGGGTCTATTATGACGCCGGCTATCATGTCGACGTTCCGGTCTATCGCCGGGTGACTGACACAAACGCGCTGGGTGAGGAGGAGACCTGGTACGAACTGGCCAGCAGCGAATGGAAGCATTCGGACGCGCTGGCGGTAACAGACTGGCTACTGGACGCCAACAAGGTACAGAGCCCTGAAACGGATAACGGTGGCCAGCTGCGCCGTCTCTTGCGTCTGTTAAAGGCCTTTGCCCGGAGGCGGGAGAGCTGGCGGTCGCGCATTGCGACCGGGTTCATGATTACGAAGCTTGTCGTCGAAAAATACCGAGCCGACGCCGACCGTGAGGACCGGGCGCTGTACGACACCATGGTCGCCACTCGTGACCGACTCAGCCAGAGTCTGGAGATCGCGCATCCGACCATCAATGGTGAATGGCTGACTAAAGGCCCCGATGACGCGCAGGCTCAGTATTTGCTGGAAAAGCTGGATTGGGCGATCGAGCAACTGGCGGTGTTGTTCGACCCAGAATGCACCCGCAAGCAGGCTCTCAAGGCTTGGGACAAGGTTTTCGCCACTACGTTCTTCTCGGAACGGGATGCGGACCATGAGGCACAGGCGAGCAAAGGTGACCACGCCGATGCTGCTGTCCCCTCTGGAATACTAATCCGGGACGGCGATCGGGCAGCGACTGAAGAGCCAGTGGATAAGCGCGGAGGCGGTCGCTATGCCTGA
- a CDS encoding CBASS cGAMP-activated phospholipase, with product MTTENAQQVFRVLSIDGGGMRGLYTATYLDALARRYRVTRGEAALDIGNGFDLIAGTSTGAIIASALAAGIPLARVAGVYRDHGAAIFPRKVPNGLGTELLRQIFRRPAYLRQGAEALTNALEQELGQTTVGEVWNDRRIGLCIPAVDMSRNRAWVFKTPHLPDTLHRDDGYRLADVCLAATAAPVYRSMARLATPDNDGHHVFVDGGLWANNPVLIGLIDALSMTGPGDRIEIYCLGTCPRPEGESVGAGDLDRGFREWKFGAGVVSLAVSAQEHAFDNMARMIAGHIDRDCQIVRFPTGKVPASVMKYLDLDETSKEGLEALVNQAHTDVSETMSKCRDPGDPAGQLFNSLLMDLPTVSEGVR from the coding sequence ATGACGACTGAGAACGCACAACAGGTTTTCCGGGTGCTGAGCATCGATGGCGGTGGGATGCGGGGTCTGTACACCGCCACCTATCTTGACGCCCTGGCACGACGCTATAGGGTCACGCGAGGCGAAGCCGCACTGGATATCGGCAACGGATTCGACCTAATCGCCGGCACCAGTACCGGAGCGATTATCGCCAGTGCCCTTGCCGCTGGTATCCCTCTGGCACGGGTCGCCGGTGTGTACCGAGATCACGGTGCAGCGATTTTTCCACGCAAGGTGCCGAACGGTCTTGGGACCGAACTGCTCCGCCAAATCTTTCGGCGGCCCGCGTACTTAAGGCAAGGCGCTGAGGCGCTCACAAACGCCCTTGAACAGGAACTCGGGCAGACAACCGTAGGCGAAGTGTGGAATGACCGGCGCATTGGGCTGTGCATCCCAGCGGTGGATATGTCGCGCAACCGCGCCTGGGTGTTCAAGACTCCGCACCTGCCTGACACACTGCATCGCGACGATGGCTACCGACTGGCCGACGTGTGTCTCGCGGCGACCGCGGCCCCGGTGTACCGCTCTATGGCGCGCTTGGCGACTCCGGACAACGACGGCCATCACGTCTTCGTGGACGGTGGGCTATGGGCCAATAACCCGGTCCTGATCGGACTCATCGATGCCCTATCGATGACTGGTCCCGGCGACCGCATCGAGATCTATTGTCTGGGCACGTGCCCCCGGCCAGAGGGGGAGTCAGTGGGTGCCGGCGACCTCGATCGCGGCTTCCGGGAGTGGAAGTTCGGAGCGGGGGTCGTGTCGCTCGCCGTAAGTGCCCAAGAACACGCGTTCGACAACATGGCGCGGATGATCGCCGGCCACATCGATCGCGATTGCCAGATCGTACGATTCCCCACTGGCAAGGTCCCGGCCTCAGTCATGAAGTACCTGGACCTCGACGAGACGAGCAAGGAGGGGTTGGAGGCGCTGGTAAACCAAGCCCACACGGATGTCTCCGAGACCATGAGCAAGTGCCGAGATCCCGGCGATCCGGCGGGGCAGCTTTTCAACTCTCTCCTCATGGACCTGCCAACTGTTTCGGAGGGAGTGCGGTGA